The following DNA comes from Deltaproteobacteria bacterium.
TGCTGAATTGAAGTACGCCGAAACGTTCGCGCGGAAGCGTGGAGAGGACATCGCGCAACACGGCTGCGTGAGGGGTGTCCGTATACGCCGAGAAACGAAATCCCGGTGTCAAGGGCATCGCGCCCATCGACCCGCTCGAAAATGCGGCATGAATCGCCACGAAAAACGCGGACAATGCCAACGATTCAATTCGCGGGCGCCGGCCGGACACCCGTCCATCCTCGGTAACGCGGAATTTCGTCAGGCGCTTCACACCCATGATCGCCGCGACGAACACGACCGGTAGCACGATCACGAAATGCGTATGCATTTGCCGAACAAGGATGTTGTCCGGCGACAGAAGCGTCCTAACGATCTCCATCGCGGCGAGGTTCTGCGTGGTCAGGATCATGTATCCGAAACTCGGCAACGCGGGCAGCAGCCACAGCGGGGCGAACAGCGCGAGAAACGCGACGTGCGCCAGAAGGCGCAGGTGATCGTACGAGTCCGGTTCAAAGACAGTCCGGGCGATCCGATTCAGGACGGGACCATCGGACTGAGCCACGAACAGATGCAACTGGTCGGCGTCCGCGCCGCCTCCGAGGACGATTCGCATGATGCCGAGCGCCGCGATCAGAACTCCGAAGGTCAGCATTGACCGGGCGATCAGTCGTCGCGCATCGTCGTGACGCTTCGTGACCCAATAGATGACGCCGAGCATCACAAATGCCGGAATCGCGTCGATCCGGCAGATCCCACCGACAGTCGCGGCTGCTAGAGCCCATTGTGGATTTTTGCGATCGAACGCCCAGATCGTCGCCAATAGCGCCGCGCCGCACCAGATCTCCACGCGCTGAAACCCGATCACCATCATGTCCACGACGGGATTCAGCGCAAACCCCAGCGCGAAGACCGCGGCGGGACTTGCACTTCCGAGATGACGCTTACCAATGGCGTAAATGAGCGGAATGCAGACCGCAAACCCCGCCACATGAAA
Coding sequences within:
- a CDS encoding DUF2079 domain-containing protein — protein: MDGIATQGSNAIQSRWLETGRVVDILVGALTLAFAATALWICRAKWINFDPYFLDFAKTARYYEHFIQGVPIENKFFNYGLLYSGYHLIVGPVYAALRSPVVIVLFHVAGFAVCIPLIYAIGKRHLGSASPAAVFALGFALNPVVDMMVIGFQRVEIWCGAALLATIWAFDRKNPQWALAAATVGGICRIDAIPAFVMLGVIYWVTKRHDDARRLIARSMLTFGVLIAALGIMRIVLGGGADADQLHLFVAQSDGPVLNRIARTVFEPDSYDHLRLLAHVAFLALFAPLWLLPALPSFGYMILTTQNLAAMEIVRTLLSPDNILVRQMHTHFVIVLPVVFVAAIMGVKRLTKFRVTEDGRVSGRRPRIESLALSAFFVAIHAAFSSGSMGAMPLTPGFRFSAYTDTPHAAVLRDVLSTLPRERFGVLQFSISERAPHLPLSREFYKVEDVDARVQYAVFDLFALSANIPKADLVRGIETTLHRDDFRVVRFEDGVVLCERGGRDGHSDAVLAFIDANREAILSGGRRGAQKPTPP